The Fragaria vesca subsp. vesca linkage group LG2, FraVesHawaii_1.0, whole genome shotgun sequence genome includes a window with the following:
- the LOC101306881 gene encoding uncharacterized protein LOC101306881, protein MRPQAVLPADIGVHCTDKELCMFLQKLTSGSPLPRNVINDVNPYNYMPSNLPPGSFWYLIRSNESKDTSLGYWSPTEEACKIFTDSVITGWRNTLEFYEGQAPHEYKTNWRMQEYRITYHKVSENSKTKEANLLCRVQSVGAECKNPIANCFSQPVVSLAETCTGHASTSKPQVIKDNETGTLTVTERLPDHQVEIMPEIEIDFPFGDDYIELRDLDRPASFSSSSNSSCLTMSSDECFDSLALLEELEPKTSQDQANKNAGCKYSISVSQKPDELVMYAAASSSGSLNKSPNEEKVKSHSSKIPSSAVCVKNKEKTTKKLSRNEMPDQGNEAISNSHTATPPGGKKATVVKTKKLKKRYLCFMPC, encoded by the exons ATGCGTCCACAAGCTGTCCTGCCTGCTGATATTGGTGTTCACTGTACCGATAAGGAGCTTTGTATGTTTTTACAGAAACTTACGAGTGGATCACCACTTCCAAGAAATGTGATCAATGATGTGAACCCTTACAATTACATGCCCTCAAATTTACCACCTG GTAGTTTTTGGTACTTGATTCGCTCTAATGAGAGCAAAGATACAAGTCTTGGATACTGGAGCCCCACAGAGGAGGCATGTAAAATATTCACAGACTCTGTCATCACTGGTTGGAGAAATACTCTTGAATTCTATGAAGGCCAAGCACCTCATGAATATAAAACCAATTGGAGAATGCAAGAGTACAGGATAACTTACCATAAAGTTTCAGAAAATAGCAAGACAAAG GAAGCCAATTTGCTTTGCAGAGTCCAGTCTGTTGGTGCTGAATGTAAAAACCCTATTGCTAATTGCTTCTCACAACCAGTTGTTTCTCTTGCCGAGACATGTACTGGACATGCTTCCACAAGCAAACCTCAG GTCATCAAGGATAATGAAACAGGGACCTTAACTGTTACAGAAAGGCTTCCAGATCATCAAGTCGAAATCATGCCTGAGATTGAGATAGATTTTCCTTTTGGAGATGACTACATTGAATTGCGGGATCTTGATAGACCAGCATCATTTTCTTCTAGTTCAAATTCAAGTTGCTTGACAATGTCATCAGACGAATGCTTTGATTCCCTGGCTTTGTTGGAAGAACTAGAACCCAAAACTAGTCAAGACCAGGCTAATAAGAATGCAGGCTGCAAATACAGTATTTCTGTATCTCAAAAACCAGATGAGTTGGTTATGTATGCAGCAGCCTCTTCCTCAG GATCTTTGAACAAATCTCCAAATGAAGAAAAGGTCAAAAGTCATTCTTCTAAGATTCCCAGTTCAGCAGTCTGCGTTAAGAATAAAGAAAAGACAACAAAGAAACTGAGCAGAAATGAAATGCCAGACCAAGGGAATGAAGCTATCTCAAATTCACATACGGCAACACCTCCAGGGGGAAAGAAGGCTACTGTTGTCAAAACCAAGAAGCTGAAGAAAAGGTATCTTTGCTTCATGCCATGTTAG
- the LOC101307172 gene encoding uncharacterized protein LOC101307172 isoform 1, whose translation MLQAMESSFNNGGGFSQFQSCGDSSEEELSVLPRHTKVVVTGNNRTKSVLVGLQGVVKKAVGLGGWHWLVLTNGIEVKLQRNALSVIEAPTGNEEDDDLDFETVQWNGSDMASDDTQKSQRSRHRVHKSCGSSHKTICRSFSNDSQSKGSVSTPRGSSSTKIDLGKLEMAALWRYWRHFNLVDDIPNPSKEQLIDVVQRHFMSQQIDELQVIVGFVKAAKKMKNMCK comes from the exons ATGCTTCAGGCAATGGAGAGCTCCTTCAACAATGGCGGTGGCTTCTCACAGTTTCAGAGCTGCGGCGACAGCAGCGAGGAGGAGCTCTCGGTGCTGCCACGTCACACCAAGGTGGTGGTTACAGGCAATAACAGAACCAAGTCCGTTCTCGTCGGCCTCCAAGGCGTCGTCAAGAAGGCCGTCGGGTTAGGCGGATGGCATTGGCTG GTCCTTACAAATGGCATAGAAGTGAAGCTTCAGAGGAATGCCCTTAGTGTCATTGAAGCTCCTACTGGTAACGAGGAAGATGATGACCTTGATTTCGAGACTGTCCAGTGGAATGGATCAGACATGG CATCTGATGATACTCAAAAATCTCAAAGATCAAGACATAGAGTACATAAATCATGTGGATCATCTCACAAGACTATTTGCAGATCTTTCTCTAATGACTCACAATCTAAGGGTTCTGTTTCTACTCCTCGAGGGTCAAGTTCAACA AAAATTGATCTTGGGAAACTGGAGATGGCTGCTCTATGGAGATATTGGCGACACTTCAATCTT GTTGATGACATACCAAACCCGTCAAAAGAGCAGCTAATAGATGTTGTTCAGAGGCATTTTATGTCACAG CAAATCGACGAGTTGCAGGTGATTGTGGGGTTTGTTAAGGCTGCAAAGAAAATGAAGAATATGTGCAAATGA
- the LOC101307172 gene encoding uncharacterized protein LOC101307172 isoform 2, whose amino-acid sequence MALADLLGFLQKWFWNLRLLVLTNGIEVKLQRNALSVIEAPTGNEEDDDLDFETVQWNGSDMASDDTQKSQRSRHRVHKSCGSSHKTICRSFSNDSQSKGSVSTPRGSSSTKIDLGKLEMAALWRYWRHFNLVDDIPNPSKEQLIDVVQRHFMSQQIDELQVIVGFVKAAKKMKNMCK is encoded by the exons ATGGCATTGGCTG ATTTACTAGGTTTCTTGCAAAAGTGGTTCTGGAATTTGAGACTTTTG GTCCTTACAAATGGCATAGAAGTGAAGCTTCAGAGGAATGCCCTTAGTGTCATTGAAGCTCCTACTGGTAACGAGGAAGATGATGACCTTGATTTCGAGACTGTCCAGTGGAATGGATCAGACATGG CATCTGATGATACTCAAAAATCTCAAAGATCAAGACATAGAGTACATAAATCATGTGGATCATCTCACAAGACTATTTGCAGATCTTTCTCTAATGACTCACAATCTAAGGGTTCTGTTTCTACTCCTCGAGGGTCAAGTTCAACA AAAATTGATCTTGGGAAACTGGAGATGGCTGCTCTATGGAGATATTGGCGACACTTCAATCTT GTTGATGACATACCAAACCCGTCAAAAGAGCAGCTAATAGATGTTGTTCAGAGGCATTTTATGTCACAG CAAATCGACGAGTTGCAGGTGATTGTGGGGTTTGTTAAGGCTGCAAAGAAAATGAAGAATATGTGCAAATGA